The following coding sequences lie in one Buchnera aphidicola (Stegophylla sp.) genomic window:
- the aceE gene encoding pyruvate dehydrogenase (acetyl-transferring), homodimeric type: MKNRFFHDIDPLETSEWIDAFQSLIDRDGIDRAKFIFQCIMKNVKKYGIFMERETLIMQDYINTISVERESCYPGNILIERNICSAVRWNAIIMVLRASNKNIDLGGHLSSFQSSATIYEVCFNHIFKASQSHKNGDLVYFQGHISPGIYSRAFLEGRLSKEQIDNFRQEVHHRGLSSYPHPKLMPNFWQFPTVSMGLSAINAIYQAKFLKYLDNRGLRSTCSRTVYVFLGDGEMDEPESKGAITMASREKLNNLIYVINCNLQRLDGPVFGNGKIICELENLFYGAGWEVIKVIWGSQWDNLLKRDQNGKLLQLMNETVDGDYQNFTSKSGAYIRKYFFGKYPETLELVKNMTDEEILNLDRGGHDSKKIFSAFQQAKLSKEKPVVILMHTVKGYGMGNIAEGKNIAHQIKYMDVKSLQYMCDRFNIPFSVEEIKKLPYITFKKGSPEYNYIHNQRRKLGGYLPCRLSKFTEQLILPSLDDFKSVIIKQNKKLSTTMVFVRILNILLNFDSIKDRIVPIIADEARTFGMEGLIRKVGIYNSNGQKYIPQDKDHLLYYREDKNGQILQEGISELGAASSWLAAATSYSNSNFPMIPFYIYYSMFGFQRVGDLFWAAGDQQARGFLIGATSGRTTLNGEGLQHQDGHSHIQSLTIPNCISYDPAYSYELAVIIQNGLHRMYGQNQENIYYYITTINENYYMPDMPIGVEQGIIRGIYKLISYDGLKGRVQLMGSGAILKSVCEAAIILLNDYSIGSDIYSVTSFTELARNGQDCERWNMLHPTRKLKVPYIAKVMNSFPAVAATDYMKLFAEQIRNYIPAVTYRVLGTDGFGRSDSRKNLRNFFEVNSFYIVISALTELYKCNIINKQIVLDAISKFNIDIDKHNPRLL, translated from the coding sequence ATGAAGAATCGTTTTTTTCACGATATTGATCCACTTGAAACTAGTGAATGGATCGATGCTTTTCAATCATTGATTGATCGTGACGGTATAGATAGAGCTAAGTTTATTTTTCAGTGTATTATGAAAAATGTAAAAAAATATGGAATTTTTATGGAAAGAGAAACATTAATAATGCAAGATTATATTAATACTATTTCTGTAGAACGTGAGTCATGTTATCCTGGGAATATATTAATAGAAAGAAATATTTGTTCAGCAGTACGGTGGAATGCTATTATTATGGTTCTACGTGCATCTAATAAAAATATAGATTTGGGCGGGCATTTATCTTCTTTTCAATCATCAGCAACAATTTATGAAGTATGTTTTAATCATATTTTTAAAGCATCTCAGAGTCATAAAAATGGAGATTTAGTTTATTTTCAAGGTCATATTTCTCCTGGAATTTATTCTCGTGCTTTTTTAGAAGGCAGACTAAGTAAAGAACAAATAGATAATTTTAGACAAGAAGTTCATCATCGCGGTTTATCTTCATATCCTCACCCAAAATTAATGCCTAATTTTTGGCAGTTTCCAACAGTTTCTATGGGTTTAAGTGCAATTAATGCAATTTATCAAGCTAAGTTTTTAAAATATTTAGATAATAGAGGTTTAAGATCAACATGTTCACGTACGGTATATGTTTTTCTTGGTGATGGTGAAATGGATGAACCGGAATCAAAAGGTGCAATTACTATGGCATCTCGAGAAAAATTAAATAATTTAATTTATGTGATTAATTGTAATTTACAAAGGTTAGATGGTCCTGTTTTTGGAAATGGTAAAATTATTTGTGAATTAGAAAATTTATTTTATGGAGCTGGATGGGAAGTAATTAAAGTTATTTGGGGAAGTCAATGGGATAATTTATTAAAACGTGATCAAAATGGTAAATTATTACAATTAATGAATGAGACAGTCGATGGGGATTATCAAAATTTTACATCTAAAAGTGGTGCATATATTCGAAAGTATTTTTTTGGTAAGTATCCTGAAACTTTAGAGTTAGTAAAAAATATGACTGATGAAGAAATTTTAAATTTAGATCGTGGAGGTCATGATTCGAAAAAAATTTTTTCTGCTTTTCAACAAGCAAAATTATCTAAAGAAAAACCTGTAGTTATTTTAATGCATACTGTTAAAGGGTATGGGATGGGGAATATTGCAGAAGGTAAAAATATTGCGCATCAGATTAAGTATATGGATGTAAAAAGTTTACAATATATGTGTGATCGTTTTAATATACCTTTTAGTGTTGAGGAGATTAAAAAACTTCCTTATATTACTTTTAAAAAAGGGTCTCCAGAATATAATTATATTCACAATCAAAGAAGAAAATTAGGTGGTTATCTTCCTTGTCGGTTGTCTAAATTTACAGAACAGTTAATATTACCCAGTCTAGATGATTTTAAGTCTGTTATAATTAAACAGAATAAAAAACTTTCTACTACTATGGTTTTTGTACGAATATTAAATATTTTATTAAATTTTGATTCTATTAAAGATAGAATTGTTCCAATTATTGCAGATGAAGCGCGTACATTTGGCATGGAGGGATTAATTAGAAAAGTTGGTATTTATAATTCTAATGGTCAAAAATACATCCCTCAAGATAAAGATCATTTGTTATATTATCGAGAAGATAAGAATGGTCAAATATTACAGGAAGGTATTAGTGAATTAGGTGCAGCGTCATCATGGTTAGCTGCAGCTACGTCATATAGTAATAGTAATTTCCCTATGATTCCATTTTATATTTATTATTCTATGTTTGGTTTTCAAAGAGTTGGTGATTTGTTTTGGGCAGCAGGTGATCAGCAAGCTCGAGGTTTTTTAATTGGAGCGACTTCAGGTCGAACTACATTAAATGGTGAAGGATTACAACATCAAGATGGACATAGTCATATTCAATCTTTGACAATACCAAATTGTATATCTTATGATCCTGCTTATTCTTATGAATTAGCTGTTATTATACAAAATGGGTTACATAGAATGTATGGTCAAAATCAAGAAAATATATATTATTATATTACTACTATAAATGAAAATTATTATATGCCTGATATGCCTATAGGTGTAGAACAAGGTATTATAAGGGGAATTTATAAATTGATATCATATGATGGTTTAAAAGGTAGAGTACAACTTATGGGATCTGGTGCCATTTTGAAAAGTGTATGTGAAGCAGCAATTATATTGTTAAATGATTATTCAATTGGATCTGATATTTATAGTGTGACATCTTTTACAGAATTAGCAAGAAATGGACAAGATTGTGAACGATGGAATATGTTACATCCTACAAGAAAGTTAAAAGTACCATATATTGCTAAAGTTATGAATTCTTTTCCAGCAGTTGCTGCTACTGATTATATGAAATTATTTGCTGAACAAATAAGAAATTATATTCCTGCTGTTACATATAGAGTATTAGGGACGGATGGTTTTGGGCGTTCGGATAGTAGAAAAAATTTAAGAAATTTTTTTGAAGTAAATTCATTTTATATTGTTATTTCTGCATTAACAGAATTATATAAATGTAATATTATCAATAAACAAATAGTATTAGATGCAATATCAAAATTTAATATTGACATTGACAAACATAATCCACGATTATTATGA
- the rsmH gene encoding 16S rRNA (cytosine(1402)-N(4))-methyltransferase RsmH, whose translation MKNQKHITVLLHEAIKYLNIKKNGIYIDGTFGGGGHSLNILKHLGKQGKLYSFDQDPYAINIAKKIFDSRFHIIQDKFSNITMHAKNMNIYKKIDGILLDLGPSSMQLFNPQRGFSFRINGPLDMRMNPCHGTSAKQWINTSNQNTIAYILKTLGEEKYAKKIANKIVKIRNIKPINTTQELSAIIQNIVPYNKYKHPARRSFQAIRIFINQELYEIKTFLQQVLNILNSHGKIVIISFHSIEDRIIKKFMIQHSQNVNIPYNLPITENKINQLNIKKIKNIKRIFPSPQEMIQNPRSRSAILRTAQLIE comes from the coding sequence ATGAAAAACCAAAAACATATTACAGTACTATTACATGAAGCTATAAAATATTTAAATATTAAAAAAAATGGAATATATATTGATGGTACTTTTGGAGGAGGAGGACATTCTTTAAATATTTTAAAACATCTTGGAAAACAAGGTAAATTATACTCTTTTGATCAAGATCCATATGCTATAAATATTGCCAAAAAAATATTTGACTCTAGATTTCATATTATACAAGACAAATTTTCAAATATCACTATGCACGCTAAAAATATGAATATTTATAAAAAAATTGATGGTATTTTATTAGATTTAGGACCATCATCCATGCAACTTTTTAATCCTCAAAGAGGATTTTCATTCCGAATTAACGGACCATTAGATATGCGTATGAATCCTTGCCACGGAACATCTGCAAAACAATGGATTAACACTAGTAATCAAAATACTATCGCATATATATTAAAAACATTAGGAGAAGAAAAATATGCAAAAAAAATTGCAAATAAAATTGTAAAAATAAGAAATATTAAACCAATTAATACAACTCAAGAATTATCTGCAATCATTCAAAACATTGTTCCATATAACAAATATAAACATCCAGCAAGACGTAGTTTTCAAGCTATTCGTATATTTATTAATCAAGAATTATATGAAATTAAAACATTTCTTCAACAAGTATTAAATATCTTAAATTCACACGGTAAAATCGTCATTATTAGTTTTCATTCTATCGAAGATAGAATTATAAAAAAATTTATGATCCAACATAGTCAAAATGTTAATATACCTTATAATTTACCTATAACAGAAAACAAAATAAATCAATTAAACATAAAAAAAATTAAAAATATAAAAAGAATTTTCCCAAGTCCACAAGAAATGATACAAAATCCTCGATCAAGAAGTGCTATTTTAAGAACTGCACAACTAATAGAATAG
- the lpdA gene encoding dihydrolipoyl dehydrogenase, translating into MIRDINAQVLVIGSGPAGYSSAFRSADLGLQTVLVEKYSSLGGVCLNVGCIPSKLLLHFAKVIKEAKEISKQGVIFGKPKIDFSLIKSHKENIIFNLSSGLQNMMQKRNIDLLQGVGHFVDEKTFLVSNDTEHVNIHFKNIILATGSKPVTLPNMPNSPNIWNSTQALSLNSIPDRLLIVGSGIIGLEMATFYSSIGVKVDVIDRCSRLLPVLDMDVINIFHRSIKQDFNVLLETEICDIVLHNNGVLVTLSNNDKREKVFYNSILIAIGRTSNIHDLGIDTVGIKVDQNNFIIVDNQLRTNVSSIYAIGDVIGEPMLAHKGMHQGHIVAEVIAGYKHYFDPRVIPSVAYTDPEIAWVGINEMEAIKQGIDYEVSIFPWKASGRAIVSNCSNGMTKLIVNKKNNKIIGGVIIGRQAGELISEITLAIEMECDMEDISLTIHAHPTLYETIGLSSQIFQGSITDLINLKCLRMKQDI; encoded by the coding sequence ATGATTCGAGATATTAATGCTCAAGTTTTAGTAATTGGTTCTGGTCCTGCAGGATATTCATCGGCTTTTCGAAGTGCTGATTTAGGATTACAAACAGTTTTAGTAGAAAAATATAGTTCATTAGGTGGTGTATGTTTAAATGTTGGATGTATTCCATCTAAGTTGTTATTACATTTTGCTAAAGTAATAAAAGAAGCAAAAGAAATATCGAAACAAGGTGTTATTTTTGGTAAACCAAAAATTGATTTTAGTTTAATAAAGTCGCATAAAGAGAATATTATTTTTAATTTATCTTCTGGATTACAGAATATGATGCAAAAAAGGAATATTGATTTGTTACAGGGAGTTGGTCATTTTGTAGATGAAAAAACTTTTTTAGTATCTAATGATACAGAACATGTTAATATACATTTTAAGAATATTATTTTAGCCACTGGATCTAAACCGGTAACTTTACCGAATATGCCTAATAGTCCGAATATATGGAATTCTACTCAAGCATTATCTTTAAATAGTATACCTGATCGTTTGTTAATTGTTGGATCAGGTATTATTGGATTGGAAATGGCAACTTTTTATAGTTCTATTGGTGTTAAAGTTGACGTTATTGATCGATGTAGTCGATTATTACCAGTGTTAGATATGGATGTTATAAATATTTTTCATAGATCTATAAAACAGGATTTTAATGTTTTATTAGAAACTGAAATATGTGATATTGTTTTACACAATAATGGAGTTTTAGTAACTTTAAGTAATAATGATAAAAGAGAAAAAGTTTTTTATAATTCTATTTTAATTGCTATTGGTCGTACATCAAATATACATGACTTAGGAATTGATACAGTTGGAATTAAAGTGGATCAAAATAATTTTATTATTGTAGATAATCAATTACGTACAAATGTTTCTAGTATTTATGCTATTGGTGATGTTATTGGGGAACCAATGTTAGCACATAAAGGTATGCATCAAGGTCATATTGTTGCAGAAGTAATAGCTGGTTATAAACATTATTTTGATCCTAGAGTGATTCCTTCAGTAGCATATACTGATCCTGAAATTGCATGGGTTGGTATTAATGAAATGGAAGCTATTAAACAAGGTATTGATTATGAAGTGTCTATTTTTCCTTGGAAAGCATCTGGAAGAGCAATTGTTTCTAATTGTTCAAATGGAATGACAAAATTAATTGTTAATAAGAAGAATAATAAGATTATTGGTGGTGTAATTATTGGTCGACAGGCTGGAGAATTGATATCTGAAATTACTTTGGCAATTGAAATGGAATGTGATATGGAAGATATCTCTTTGACAATACATGCTCATCCTACATTATATGAAACAATAGGATTATCTTCTCAGATCTTTCAAGGTAGTATTACAGATTTAATAAATTTGAAGTGTTTACGTATGAAACAAGATATTTAA
- the ilvN gene encoding acetolactate synthase small subunit — MKCDLKNNKKTILSILLENESGSLSRIIGLFTHKGYHIESMNVNLTNKNKIFQVIIKTIGNQKTIEQIEKQLYKLINVLQVIKIIPNQSIEREIMIIKIHNTNKEKKIEIYQIIKIFKGRIIHFTLNEYIIQISGTQKKINTFIKIIKNISKITTISRSSIISINK; from the coding sequence ATGAAATGCGATTTAAAAAATAATAAAAAAACAATATTATCAATACTTTTAGAAAATGAGTCCGGTTCCTTATCTCGAATCATAGGATTATTTACACACAAAGGTTATCATATAGAAAGTATGAATGTTAATCTGACAAACAAAAATAAAATATTCCAAGTCATAATAAAAACTATAGGAAATCAAAAAACTATTGAACAAATTGAAAAACAACTATATAAATTAATTAATGTATTACAAGTTATTAAAATTATACCAAATCAATCTATAGAACGAGAAATTATGATAATTAAAATTCATAATACTAATAAAGAAAAAAAAATAGAAATATATCAAATAATTAAAATTTTTAAAGGAAGAATTATCCATTTCACATTAAATGAATACATCATTCAAATTTCAGGAACACAAAAAAAAATAAACACTTTTATTAAAATTATTAAAAATATTTCTAAAATTACTACAATTTCAAGATCAAGTATAATAAGCATAAATAAATAA
- a CDS encoding 2-oxo acid dehydrogenase subunit E2, with the protein MIKNYKIKMPDLGIDKVEVVEILVKVHDHVSKEQGLIVVEGKKTSMEIPSPYDGIVSKIFVKVSDIVTTDFVIMLIKVENDKIQCKKTQITSDTSLNKAVNNICYNQSYNHVHATPLIRRLARLSNIDLTKITGSGRKNRILRKDIENYNFNIKDQLNNSGTKRMNNISNLEPFNFDQFGDIEIIDIDKIKIISGSFLFKSWSTIPHVTQFDEVDITELEEFRQKCNNMQDFKDNRLTLLSFIIKSVSKGLERFPYFNSSISLDNKKIFLKKYINIGIAVDTSYGLVVPVIKNVKGKTISEIAYDIAKQSKNARDKKLSISDCQGGCFTISSLGNIGGKFFTPIINSPEVAILGISKAFYQPYWTGTKFIPRLMLPLSLSYDHRIVNGADSVRFMTFISSVLNDLRLLLV; encoded by the coding sequence ATGATAAAAAATTATAAAATTAAAATGCCTGATTTGGGTATTGACAAAGTTGAAGTAGTCGAAATTTTAGTTAAAGTACATGATCATGTATCGAAGGAACAAGGTTTAATAGTTGTAGAGGGTAAAAAAACATCTATGGAAATCCCATCACCTTATGATGGTATTGTTTCAAAAATTTTTGTTAAAGTTTCTGATATTGTAACAACTGATTTTGTAATTATGTTAATTAAGGTTGAAAATGATAAAATTCAATGTAAAAAAACACAAATTACTAGTGATACATCGTTAAACAAAGCTGTTAATAATATTTGTTATAATCAATCATATAATCATGTACATGCTACTCCATTAATTCGTCGTTTAGCACGATTATCAAATATTGATCTTACGAAAATAACAGGTAGTGGACGAAAGAATCGAATTTTGAGAAAGGATATTGAGAATTATAATTTTAACATTAAAGATCAATTAAATAATAGTGGTACTAAAAGAATGAATAATATTAGTAATTTAGAACCATTTAATTTTGATCAGTTTGGTGATATTGAGATCATTGATATTGATAAAATAAAAATCATATCAGGTTCTTTTTTATTTAAAAGTTGGAGTACTATTCCGCATGTTACACAATTTGATGAAGTAGATATTACTGAATTAGAAGAATTTCGTCAAAAATGTAATAATATGCAAGATTTTAAAGACAACCGATTGACATTATTATCGTTTATTATAAAATCTGTTTCGAAAGGATTAGAGAGATTTCCTTATTTTAATAGTTCTATTTCTTTAGATAATAAAAAGATTTTTTTGAAAAAATATATTAATATTGGTATAGCAGTAGATACATCATATGGGTTAGTAGTACCTGTAATTAAAAATGTTAAAGGTAAAACTATATCTGAAATTGCTTATGATATTGCGAAACAATCAAAAAATGCTCGAGATAAAAAATTATCTATTTCTGATTGTCAAGGAGGATGTTTTACAATATCTAGTTTAGGTAATATAGGTGGAAAGTTTTTTACTCCTATTATTAATTCTCCTGAGGTAGCTATTTTAGGTATTTCTAAAGCTTTTTATCAACCGTATTGGACTGGTACAAAGTTTATACCTAGGTTAATGTTACCATTATCTTTATCTTATGATCATCGTATTGTGAATGGAGCAGATAGTGTAAGATTTATGACATTTATTAGTAGTGTTTTGAATGATTTAAGATTATTATTAGTTTAG
- the erpA gene encoding iron-sulfur cluster insertion protein ErpA, which yields MINTSKFKLQFTQSALNKINKLLGKKKNQYSQFRIYITGGGCSGFQYNFKIDKKINSHDIIIKYPFTIVIDPISFQYLIGGKIDYQETLSGSKFIVSNPNAKTTCGCGLSFSV from the coding sequence ATGATTAACACATCTAAATTTAAATTACAATTTACTCAATCAGCATTAAACAAAATAAATAAACTACTTGGAAAAAAAAAAAATCAATATTCACAATTTCGAATTTATATCACTGGCGGGGGATGTAGTGGTTTTCAATATAACTTCAAAATAGATAAAAAAATTAATAGTCATGATATAATAATAAAATATCCATTTACTATAGTTATTGATCCTATTAGTTTTCAATATTTGATAGGAGGAAAAATCGATTACCAAGAAACATTATCAGGATCCAAATTTATAGTTTCTAATCCTAATGCAAAAACTACCTGCGGATGTGGTTTATCTTTTAGCGTATAA